A region from the Enterobacter roggenkampii genome encodes:
- a CDS encoding YebC/PmpR family DNA-binding transcriptional regulator, producing the protein MAGHSKWANTKHRKAAQDAKRGKIFTKIIRELVTAARLGGGDPASNPRLRAAVDKALSNNMTRDTLNRAIARGVGGDEDANMETIIYEGYGPGGTAVMVECLSDNRNRTVAEVRHAFTKTGGNLGTDGSVAYLFSKKGVISFEKGDEDAIMEAALEAGAEDVVTFDDGAIDVYTAWEEMGAVRDALEAAGLKADNAEVSMIPSTKADMDAETAPKLLRLIDMLEDCDDVQEVYHNGEISDEVAATL; encoded by the coding sequence ATGGCAGGTCATAGTAAGTGGGCCAACACCAAACACCGCAAAGCGGCACAGGATGCCAAGCGCGGTAAGATCTTTACCAAAATCATTCGCGAGCTGGTGACGGCAGCGCGTCTGGGCGGCGGCGATCCGGCCTCTAACCCACGTCTGCGCGCGGCGGTGGATAAAGCGCTGTCCAACAACATGACGCGTGACACCCTGAACCGTGCTATCGCACGTGGCGTGGGCGGTGATGAAGACGCGAACATGGAAACCATCATTTATGAAGGTTACGGTCCTGGCGGTACGGCGGTGATGGTTGAGTGCCTGTCCGACAACCGTAACCGTACCGTTGCGGAAGTGCGCCACGCGTTCACCAAAACCGGTGGCAACCTGGGCACTGACGGTTCTGTTGCTTACCTGTTCAGCAAAAAAGGCGTCATCTCCTTCGAGAAAGGCGACGAAGATGCGATCATGGAAGCGGCGCTGGAAGCCGGTGCGGAAGACGTAGTGACCTTCGACGACGGCGCTATCGACGTTTATACCGCCTGGGAAGAGATGGGTGCCGTGCGCGATGCGCTGGAAGCGGCGGGCCTGAAAGCGGACAACGCTGAAGTCTCCATGATCCCGTCCACCAAAGCGGACATGGATGCAGAAACGGCACCAAAACTGCTGCGTCTGATCGACATGCTCGAAGACTGCGACGACGTGCAGGAAGTGTACCACAACGGTGAAATCTCTGATGAGGTTGCAGCGACTCTCTGA
- the znuC gene encoding zinc ABC transporter ATP-binding protein ZnuC produces the protein MTTLVSLENISVSFGQRRVLSDVSLDLKPGKILTLLGPNGAGKSTLVRVVLGLVAPDEGVIKREEKLRIGYVPQKLHLDATLPLTVSRFLRLRPGTRKADILPALKRVQAGHLVDAPLQKLSGGETQRVLLARALLSSPQLLVLDEPTQGVDVNGQVALYDLIDQLRQELNCAVLMVSHDLHLVMAKTDEVLCLNHHICCSGTPEVVSMHPEFISMFGPRGAEQLGIYRHHHNHRHDLQGRIVLRRGNGHS, from the coding sequence ATGACGACATTGGTTTCTCTTGAAAATATTTCGGTCTCATTTGGCCAGCGCCGCGTCCTCTCTGACGTGTCGCTCGATCTGAAGCCCGGCAAAATTCTGACGCTGCTCGGCCCCAATGGCGCAGGCAAATCCACCCTGGTTCGCGTGGTGCTGGGTCTGGTCGCACCCGATGAAGGCGTGATCAAGCGTGAGGAAAAATTGCGTATCGGCTATGTGCCGCAAAAGCTTCACCTTGACGCCACGCTGCCGCTGACGGTGAGCCGTTTCCTGCGCCTGCGTCCCGGTACGCGTAAAGCCGATATTCTCCCGGCGCTGAAGCGCGTGCAGGCAGGCCATCTTGTCGATGCGCCGCTGCAAAAACTGTCCGGCGGTGAAACACAGCGCGTATTACTTGCCCGTGCGTTGCTCAGCAGCCCGCAGCTGCTGGTGCTGGATGAGCCGACTCAGGGGGTCGACGTCAACGGCCAGGTAGCGCTGTACGATCTTATTGACCAGCTGCGTCAGGAACTGAACTGCGCGGTACTGATGGTATCCCACGACCTGCATCTGGTGATGGCAAAGACTGACGAAGTGCTGTGTCTTAACCACCACATCTGCTGCTCCGGCACGCCAGAAGTGGTCTCCATGCACCCGGAATTTATCTCCATGTTCGGCCCTCGCGGCGCTGAACAGCTCGGCATCTATCGCCATCATCATAATCACCGCCATGATTTGCAGGGACGAATCGTTCTGCGTCGGGGAAATGGACACTCATGA
- a CDS encoding DUF72 domain-containing protein translates to MMYVGLPQWSHPKWVRLGITSLEEYARHFNCVEGNTTLYALPKAEIVARWREQTTDDFRFCFKFPATISHQAALRNCGELTDEFFGRMAPLANRIGQYWLQLPATFAPRDLPALWQFLDALPREFTYGVEVRHQDFFAKGEAEKALNRGLLERSVNRVILDSRPVHSAIPHNEAIVEAQRKKPKVPVHAIVTAQNPMVRFIGSDNMPQNQAMFAVWLEKLASWEHTTTPYLFLHTPDIAQAPELVDALWQALQAAVPSVGSAPSIPQQSSLF, encoded by the coding sequence ATGATGTATGTGGGCCTGCCCCAGTGGTCGCACCCGAAATGGGTGCGGCTGGGCATCACCAGCCTTGAGGAGTATGCCCGACACTTCAACTGCGTCGAGGGTAACACTACCCTCTATGCGCTCCCGAAAGCCGAGATTGTTGCGCGCTGGCGGGAACAAACGACCGACGACTTCCGCTTCTGCTTCAAGTTTCCGGCGACCATTTCTCACCAGGCCGCGCTGCGAAACTGCGGTGAGTTGACCGACGAATTCTTTGGCCGGATGGCGCCTCTGGCAAACCGCATCGGGCAGTACTGGCTGCAGCTTCCGGCCACGTTTGCTCCGCGCGACCTGCCTGCGCTCTGGCAGTTCCTGGATGCCCTGCCCCGGGAATTTACCTACGGCGTGGAGGTTCGGCACCAGGACTTCTTTGCGAAAGGCGAAGCGGAAAAAGCGCTCAACCGCGGCCTGCTTGAGCGTTCCGTTAACCGTGTGATCCTCGATAGCCGTCCGGTGCACAGCGCGATACCGCATAACGAGGCCATCGTTGAAGCTCAGCGTAAAAAACCGAAAGTGCCGGTCCACGCCATCGTGACCGCGCAAAACCCAATGGTCAGGTTTATCGGCAGCGATAACATGCCGCAAAACCAGGCGATGTTCGCCGTCTGGCTGGAAAAACTGGCCTCGTGGGAACACACCACCACGCCGTATCTCTTTTTGCACACGCCGGATATTGCCCAGGCCCCCGAACTGGTCGATGCTCTGTGGCAGGCCTTGCAGGCTGCGGTGCCGTCCGTGGGCAGCGCCCCTTCCATCCCACAACAATCTTCTCTTTTCTGA
- the ruvB gene encoding Holliday junction branch migration DNA helicase RuvB — MIEADRLVSAGTVQAEDVVDRAIRPKLLDEYIGQPQVRSQMEIFIQAAKLRGDALDHLLIFGPPGLGKTTLANIVANEMGVNLRTTSGPVLEKAGDLAAMLTNLEPHDVLFIDEIHRLSPVVEEVLYPAMEDYQLDIMIGEGPAARSIKIDLPPFTLIGATTRAGSLTSPLRDRFGIVQRLEFYQVADLQHIVGRSARYMGLEMSEEGAFEVAKRSRGTPRIANRLLRRVRDFAEVKHNGSISAEIAAQALDMLNVDAEGFDYMDRKLLLAVLDKFFGGPVGLDNLAAAIGEERETIEDVLEPYLIQQGFLQRTPRGRMATVRAWNHFGITPPAMP, encoded by the coding sequence ATGATTGAAGCAGACCGCCTGGTTTCGGCAGGCACTGTTCAGGCAGAGGATGTGGTGGATCGCGCGATTCGCCCAAAACTGCTTGATGAGTACATTGGCCAGCCGCAGGTTCGTTCCCAGATGGAGATTTTTATCCAGGCGGCAAAGCTGCGCGGCGATGCGCTCGATCACCTGTTGATTTTTGGCCCTCCGGGTTTAGGCAAAACCACGCTGGCGAATATCGTCGCTAATGAAATGGGCGTTAACCTGCGCACCACCTCCGGCCCGGTGCTGGAGAAGGCGGGCGATTTGGCGGCCATGCTGACCAACCTCGAACCGCATGACGTGCTGTTTATTGATGAGATCCACCGCCTGTCACCGGTGGTGGAAGAGGTGCTCTATCCGGCGATGGAAGATTATCAGCTGGATATCATGATCGGTGAAGGTCCGGCTGCGCGCTCCATCAAAATCGATCTGCCGCCGTTTACCCTGATAGGCGCAACGACGCGAGCCGGGTCGTTGACCTCTCCACTGCGCGACCGTTTCGGTATCGTGCAGCGTCTGGAGTTTTACCAGGTGGCCGATCTCCAGCACATCGTTGGCCGCAGCGCCCGCTATATGGGGCTGGAGATGAGCGAAGAGGGGGCGTTTGAAGTGGCGAAGCGTTCCCGCGGTACGCCGCGTATCGCCAACCGCCTGCTGCGCCGCGTGCGTGACTTTGCTGAGGTGAAGCACAACGGTTCGATCTCCGCTGAGATCGCCGCGCAGGCGCTGGATATGCTGAACGTTGATGCCGAAGGTTTTGACTACATGGACCGCAAGCTGCTGCTGGCGGTGCTGGACAAGTTCTTTGGTGGCCCGGTCGGGCTGGATAACCTGGCGGCGGCAATCGGGGAAGAGCGTGAAACCATTGAGGATGTGCTTGAACCGTATCTGATCCAGCAGGGCTTCCTGCAGCGTACCCCGCGTGGGCGTATGGCCACGGTGCGGGCGTGGAATCATTTCGGCATTACGCCACCGGCAATGCCGTAA
- the ruvA gene encoding Holliday junction branch migration protein RuvA, giving the protein MIGRLRGIIIEKQPPLVLLEVGGVGYEVHMPMTCFYELPDAGKEAIVFTQFVVREDAQLLYGFNNKQERTLFRELIKTNGVGPKLALAILSGMSAPQFVNAVEREDPAALIKLPGIGKKTAERLIVEMKDRFKGLHGDLFTPAADLVLTSPGAPATDDDAEQEAVAALVALGYKPQEASRMVSKIAKPDASSETLIREALRAAL; this is encoded by the coding sequence GTGATAGGCAGACTCAGAGGCATCATCATTGAAAAACAACCCCCGTTAGTGCTGCTGGAAGTGGGTGGCGTGGGCTATGAAGTCCATATGCCGATGACCTGCTTCTACGAGCTGCCGGACGCGGGCAAAGAGGCGATTGTCTTTACCCAGTTTGTGGTGCGTGAAGATGCTCAGCTGCTGTACGGCTTCAACAACAAACAGGAACGCACCCTGTTCCGCGAGCTGATTAAAACCAACGGCGTCGGGCCGAAGCTGGCGCTGGCGATCTTATCCGGCATGTCTGCACCACAGTTTGTGAATGCCGTTGAGCGTGAAGATCCTGCGGCGCTGATTAAGCTTCCTGGCATCGGTAAGAAAACGGCAGAACGCCTGATTGTCGAGATGAAAGACCGCTTTAAAGGCCTGCATGGCGATCTCTTCACGCCGGCGGCCGATCTGGTGCTGACCTCCCCAGGCGCGCCTGCGACGGATGATGACGCCGAGCAGGAAGCGGTTGCCGCGCTGGTGGCGCTGGGCTATAAACCTCAGGAGGCCAGCCGCATGGTAAGTAAAATTGCCAAACCGGACGCCAGCAGTGAAACCCTGATTCGTGAAGCGCTGCGCGCTGCATTGTGA
- the cmoA gene encoding carboxy-S-adenosyl-L-methionine synthase CmoA, whose translation MSDRDTLFSAPIASLGDWTFDERVAEVFPDMIQRSVPGYSNIISMIGMLAERFVQPGTQVYDLGCSLGAATLSVRRNVHHEGCRIIAVDNSPAMVERCRRHIDAYKAPVPVDVVEGDIREIEIQNASMVVLNFTLQFLVPEDRQLLLDKIYQGLNPGGALVLSEKFSFEDAEVGELLFNMHHDFKRANGYSELEISQKRSMLENVMLTDSVETHKARLRQAGFEHSELWFQCFNFGSLVALKAGKPA comes from the coding sequence ATGTCAGATCGCGACACGCTTTTTTCCGCGCCTATCGCCAGCCTGGGCGACTGGACCTTCGATGAACGGGTAGCCGAAGTCTTCCCGGATATGATCCAGCGCTCTGTTCCCGGTTATTCCAATATTATCTCTATGATCGGCATGCTGGCTGAGCGCTTCGTTCAACCCGGCACGCAGGTCTATGACCTGGGCTGCTCGCTCGGCGCGGCAACGCTGTCGGTACGTCGTAACGTTCATCACGAAGGCTGCCGAATCATTGCCGTGGATAACTCTCCGGCCATGGTGGAACGCTGCCGTCGCCATATTGACGCCTACAAGGCCCCTGTTCCGGTTGACGTGGTGGAAGGCGATATCCGTGAGATCGAGATCCAAAACGCCTCGATGGTGGTGCTGAATTTCACGCTGCAGTTCCTGGTGCCGGAAGACCGCCAGCTGCTGCTGGACAAAATCTATCAGGGGCTGAATCCTGGCGGCGCGCTGGTGCTCTCGGAGAAATTCAGCTTTGAAGATGCCGAGGTTGGCGAGCTGCTGTTCAATATGCACCACGATTTCAAACGGGCGAACGGCTACAGCGAGCTGGAGATCAGCCAGAAGCGCAGCATGCTCGAAAACGTGATGCTGACGGACTCCGTAGAAACCCACAAGGCGCGCCTGCGTCAGGCCGGATTTGAGCATAGCGAACTGTGGTTCCAGTGCTTCAACTTTGGATCGCTGGTGGCGCTGAAAGCGGGGAAACCCGCATGA
- the ruvC gene encoding crossover junction endodeoxyribonuclease RuvC, protein MSIILGIDPGSRVTGYGVIRQVGRQLTYLGSGCIRTKVDDLPSRLKLIYAGVSEIITQFQPDYFAIEQVFMAKNADSALKLGQARGVAIVAAVNQDLPVFEYAARQVKQTVVGIGSAEKSQVQHMVRTLLKLPANPQADAADALAIAITHCHVSQNAMQMSESRLNLARGRLR, encoded by the coding sequence ATGTCGATTATTCTCGGGATTGACCCAGGCTCACGCGTCACCGGTTATGGCGTTATCCGTCAGGTGGGACGCCAGTTAACCTACCTGGGCAGTGGCTGTATTCGCACCAAAGTGGACGATCTGCCGTCGCGCCTGAAGCTCATCTATGCGGGCGTGTCGGAGATCATCACCCAGTTTCAGCCGGACTATTTCGCCATCGAGCAGGTCTTTATGGCGAAAAATGCCGATTCGGCGCTAAAGCTCGGTCAGGCGCGCGGGGTGGCCATTGTCGCTGCGGTGAACCAGGATTTGCCGGTATTCGAATACGCGGCAAGGCAGGTTAAGCAGACGGTGGTGGGCATCGGTAGCGCGGAGAAAAGTCAGGTGCAGCACATGGTGCGGACCCTGCTCAAGCTCCCTGCGAACCCGCAGGCCGACGCCGCCGATGCGCTGGCGATTGCGATTACCCACTGTCACGTCAGCCAGAACGCGATGCAAATGAGCGAATCGCGGCTCAATCTGGCGCGAGGCAGGTTACGATAA
- a CDS encoding hydrolase — protein sequence MLTLDASKTALVVIDLQEGILPFAGGPHTADDVVSRAARLAEKCRASGAPVVMVRVGWSADYAEALKQPVDAQTPARALPENWWTYPVSLGKRDGDIEVTKRQWGAFYGTDLELQLRRRGIDTIILCGISTNIGVESTARNAWELGFNLVIAEDACSAASAEQHQCSMTHIFPRIGRVRSTDEILSAL from the coding sequence ATGTTAACCCTTGATGCCAGCAAAACCGCGCTTGTGGTGATTGATTTACAGGAAGGCATTTTGCCCTTCGCCGGTGGCCCGCATACCGCGGACGATGTGGTCAGCCGCGCCGCCCGCCTGGCGGAAAAATGCCGTGCCAGCGGTGCCCCGGTTGTCATGGTGCGCGTCGGCTGGTCTGCGGATTACGCAGAAGCGTTAAAACAGCCCGTTGATGCGCAAACTCCCGCCCGCGCCCTGCCGGAAAACTGGTGGACGTACCCGGTCTCGCTCGGCAAACGCGACGGCGACATCGAAGTGACCAAACGTCAGTGGGGCGCCTTCTACGGGACCGATCTCGAGCTGCAGCTCCGCCGTCGCGGCATTGACACGATCATCCTGTGCGGCATTTCCACCAATATCGGCGTGGAGTCGACCGCCCGCAACGCGTGGGAACTGGGCTTTAATCTGGTGATTGCCGAAGATGCGTGTAGCGCGGCCTCGGCGGAACAGCACCAGTGCAGCATGACGCACATCTTCCCGCGCATCGGTCGCGTGCGCAGCACGGACGAGATCCTCAGCGCGTTATGA
- the nudB gene encoding dihydroneopterin triphosphate diphosphatase, whose protein sequence is MTYKLPVSVLVVIYAEDTKRVLMLQRRDDPEFWQSVTGSLEEGETAPQAAAREVKEEVAIDVAREQLTLKDCQRTVEFEIFSHLRHRYAPGTERNTESWFCLALPHEREIVFTEHLTYRWVNAADAAALTKSWSNRQAIEEFVINAA, encoded by the coding sequence ATGACATATAAGCTCCCCGTTTCGGTCCTGGTGGTCATTTATGCAGAAGACACGAAGCGGGTGCTGATGTTGCAGCGGCGCGATGACCCTGAATTCTGGCAGTCGGTTACCGGCAGTCTGGAAGAGGGGGAAACCGCGCCGCAGGCCGCCGCGCGTGAAGTAAAGGAAGAGGTCGCCATTGACGTTGCCCGCGAGCAACTGACCCTGAAGGACTGTCAGCGCACGGTGGAGTTCGAAATTTTTAGCCATTTACGTCATCGCTACGCGCCGGGTACCGAGCGCAATACGGAATCGTGGTTCTGTCTCGCGCTCCCCCATGAACGGGAGATCGTGTTTACCGAACACCTGACCTACCGCTGGGTGAATGCGGCGGATGCCGCCGCACTGACCAAGTCGTGGAGCAACCGGCAGGCGATTGAAGAATTTGTAATTAACGCAGCCTGA
- a CDS encoding MAPEG family protein has translation MVSALYAVLGALLLIKFSFDVVRLRTLYRVSYGDGGFSELQSAIRIHGNAVEYIPAALILLLFMEMNGAETWMVHICGLLLIAGRLMHYYGFHHRLIRWRRSGMSATWCSLLLMVLANLWYMPWELVFSLH, from the coding sequence ATGGTCAGCGCGCTGTACGCGGTGTTAGGTGCATTACTGCTGATTAAGTTTTCATTTGACGTTGTGCGCCTCAGAACGCTTTACCGCGTTTCTTACGGTGACGGCGGATTTTCCGAGCTGCAAAGTGCTATCCGCATTCACGGCAATGCGGTCGAATACATCCCCGCGGCCCTCATCCTGCTGCTGTTTATGGAGATGAATGGCGCAGAAACCTGGATGGTGCACATCTGTGGCCTGCTGCTTATCGCTGGCCGCCTGATGCATTATTACGGCTTTCACCACCGCTTAATCCGCTGGCGTCGTTCCGGCATGAGTGCAACCTGGTGTTCGCTTTTGCTGATGGTGCTGGCTAACCTGTGGTATATGCCGTGGGAGTTGGTTTTCTCCCTCCATTAG
- the znuB gene encoding zinc ABC transporter permease subunit ZnuB, with protein MIELLLPGWLAGIMLACAAGPLGSFVVWRRMSYFGDTLAHASLLGVAFGLLLNVNPFYAVIVVTLLLAAGLVWLEKRPHLAIDTLLGIMAHSALSLGLVVVSLMSNIRVDLMAYLFGDLLAVTPDDLIAIAIGVVVVLGILLWQWRNLLAMTVSPDLAFVDGVKLQRVKLLLMLVTALTIGVAMKFVGALIITSLLIIPAATARRFARTPEQMAGVAVIIGMIAVTGGLTFSAFYDTPAGPSVVLSAAMLFIFSMMKKTAQ; from the coding sequence ATGATTGAACTGTTACTGCCCGGCTGGCTGGCCGGGATTATGCTTGCCTGCGCCGCGGGTCCACTCGGCTCGTTTGTGGTGTGGCGCAGAATGTCTTACTTCGGCGATACCCTGGCGCACGCGTCCCTGCTGGGCGTGGCTTTTGGCCTGCTGCTGAACGTCAACCCGTTCTACGCGGTGATTGTGGTCACGCTGCTGCTGGCGGCCGGTCTGGTCTGGCTGGAAAAACGCCCTCACCTCGCCATTGATACGCTGCTTGGCATCATGGCGCACAGCGCCCTGTCGCTGGGTCTGGTGGTGGTCAGCCTGATGTCCAATATCCGCGTGGATCTGATGGCTTACCTGTTCGGTGACCTGCTGGCCGTCACGCCAGACGATCTCATCGCTATCGCGATTGGCGTTGTGGTGGTCCTCGGCATTCTGCTCTGGCAATGGCGTAACCTGCTGGCCATGACCGTCAGCCCGGACCTGGCGTTTGTCGACGGCGTGAAGCTGCAGCGCGTTAAGCTGCTGCTGATGCTGGTAACGGCGTTAACCATTGGCGTGGCGATGAAGTTTGTCGGCGCGCTGATTATTACGTCGCTGCTGATCATCCCTGCGGCTACGGCGCGTCGTTTTGCCCGTACGCCGGAGCAGATGGCCGGTGTCGCCGTAATTATCGGGATGATTGCGGTAACGGGTGGGCTAACCTTCTCGGCGTTCTATGACACGCCTGCGGGGCCGTCCGTGGTGCTGAGTGCGGCGATGCTGTTTATCTTCAGTATGATGAAGAAGACCGCACAGTAG
- the znuA gene encoding zinc ABC transporter substrate-binding protein ZnuA: protein MLHKNTLLFAALSAALWGTTAQDVNAAVVASLKPLGFIASAIADGVTETQVLLPDGASEHDYSLRPSDVKRLQNADLVVWIGPEMEAFMQKSAKQVAGEKQVAIAALPGVKPLLMKGTDDDGDEHDHHAADGEKGDGDHHHGEYNMHLWLSPEIARLSAVAIHDKLVELMPQSRAKLDANLKDFEAQLAATDKQVGNELAPLKGKGYFVFHDAYGYYEKHYGLTPLGHFTVNPEIQPGAQRLHEIRTQLVEQKATCVFAEPQFRPAVVEAVARGASVRMGTLDPLGTNIQLSKASYSQFLSQLANQYASCLKGD from the coding sequence ATGTTACATAAAAATACGCTTCTTTTCGCAGCATTATCCGCTGCCCTTTGGGGCACAACCGCACAAGATGTTAACGCTGCGGTTGTCGCTTCGCTTAAACCACTCGGGTTTATCGCGTCAGCCATTGCTGACGGGGTAACAGAAACTCAGGTTCTGCTCCCGGATGGTGCATCCGAGCATGACTACTCCCTGCGCCCTTCAGACGTAAAACGCTTACAAAACGCGGACTTAGTTGTCTGGATTGGTCCGGAAATGGAAGCGTTTATGCAGAAGTCAGCAAAACAGGTGGCGGGCGAAAAACAGGTCGCGATTGCCGCCCTCCCAGGCGTGAAACCGTTACTCATGAAAGGCACGGATGACGACGGCGATGAACATGACCATCATGCTGCCGACGGTGAAAAAGGTGATGGAGATCACCATCACGGCGAGTACAACATGCATCTTTGGTTATCCCCAGAGATAGCGCGGCTTTCAGCGGTTGCAATCCATGACAAATTAGTGGAACTTATGCCGCAAAGTCGAGCCAAACTAGACGCCAACCTGAAAGATTTTGAGGCACAATTAGCCGCAACCGATAAGCAGGTAGGTAATGAGCTCGCACCGTTGAAAGGAAAAGGGTATTTCGTTTTTCATGACGCCTACGGCTATTACGAAAAACACTACGGTTTGACCCCGTTGGGTCACTTTACCGTCAACCCTGAAATTCAACCTGGTGCGCAGCGTTTACATGAAATCAGAACACAGCTGGTTGAGCAAAAAGCGACATGCGTTTTTGCTGAGCCACAGTTCAGGCCAGCGGTCGTAGAAGCCGTGGCCAGGGGGGCATCCGTGCGCATGGGGACCCTTGACCCGCTAGGAACGAATATCCAGTTGAGCAAAGCGAGCTATTCGCAGTTCCTCAGCCAACTGGCGAACCAGTATGCGAGCTGCCTGAAAGGAGATTAA
- the aspS gene encoding aspartate--tRNA ligase, whose protein sequence is MRTEYCGQLRQSHVGQQVTLCGWVNRRRDLGSLIFIDMRDREGIVQVFFDPDRADALKLASELRNEFCIQVTGTVRARDEKNVNADMATGAIEVLASDLTIINRAEALPLDSNHVNTEEARLKYRYLDLRRPEMAQRLKTRAKITSLVRRFMDDHGFLDIETPMLTKATPEGARDYLVPSRVHKGKFYALPQSPQLFKQLLMMSGFDRYYQIVKCFRDEDLRADRQPEFTQIDVETSFMTAEQVREVMEALVRSLWNDVKGVELGDFPIMTFAEAERRYGSDKPDLRNPMELVDVADLVKNVEFAVFAGPANDAKGRVAALRVPGGAALSRKQIDDYGNFIKIYGAKGLAYIKVTERAKGLEGITSPVAKFLNADIVEAILERTGAQDGDMIFFGADNKKVVADAMGALRLKLGKDLNLTDESKWAPLWVIDFPMFEDDGEGGLTAMHHPFTSPKDMTAAELKAAPEEAVANAYDMVINGYEVGGGSVRIHSGEMQQTVFGILGINEQEQREKFGFLLDALKYGTPPHAGLAFGLDRLTMLLTGTDNIRDVIAFPKTTAAACLMTEAPSFANPAALAELGIEVVKKEEKN, encoded by the coding sequence ATGCGTACAGAATATTGCGGGCAGCTGCGTCAGTCCCACGTCGGACAGCAGGTCACCCTGTGTGGTTGGGTCAATCGTCGTCGTGATCTTGGTAGCCTTATCTTCATCGATATGCGCGACCGCGAAGGTATCGTTCAGGTGTTCTTCGATCCGGATCGCGCAGATGCGTTGAAGCTGGCCTCTGAGCTGCGTAATGAGTTCTGCATTCAGGTCACCGGCACCGTGCGTGCGCGTGACGAGAAAAACGTTAACGCCGACATGGCGACGGGTGCCATTGAAGTGCTGGCGTCCGATCTGACGATCATCAACCGTGCTGAAGCGCTGCCGCTGGACTCCAACCACGTCAACACTGAAGAAGCGCGTCTGAAATACCGCTATCTGGATCTGCGTCGTCCGGAGATGGCTCAGCGCCTGAAAACCCGTGCGAAAATCACCAGCCTGGTGCGTCGCTTTATGGATGACCACGGTTTCCTCGATATCGAAACCCCGATGCTGACCAAAGCCACGCCGGAAGGCGCGCGCGATTACCTGGTGCCATCCCGCGTCCATAAAGGCAAATTCTACGCGCTGCCACAGTCTCCACAGCTGTTCAAACAGCTGCTGATGATGTCCGGCTTCGATCGCTACTATCAGATCGTGAAATGCTTCCGCGACGAAGACTTGCGTGCTGACCGCCAGCCTGAATTTACCCAGATCGATGTGGAAACCTCCTTCATGACCGCCGAGCAGGTGCGTGAAGTGATGGAAGCCCTGGTGCGTAGCCTGTGGAATGACGTGAAAGGCGTTGAGCTGGGCGATTTCCCAATCATGACCTTCGCGGAAGCCGAGCGTCGCTACGGCTCTGACAAACCAGACCTGCGTAACCCGATGGAGCTGGTGGACGTAGCTGATCTGGTTAAAAACGTGGAGTTCGCGGTCTTCGCGGGTCCGGCTAACGACGCCAAAGGCCGCGTAGCCGCGCTGCGTGTACCGGGCGGAGCGGCTCTGAGCCGTAAGCAGATCGACGACTACGGCAACTTCATCAAGATCTACGGCGCGAAAGGTCTGGCCTATATTAAAGTGACCGAGCGTGCGAAGGGTCTGGAAGGTATCACCAGCCCGGTTGCGAAATTCCTGAACGCGGACATCGTGGAAGCGATCCTGGAGCGCACCGGCGCGCAGGACGGCGACATGATCTTCTTTGGTGCAGATAACAAGAAAGTCGTTGCGGATGCGATGGGCGCGCTGCGTCTGAAGCTCGGTAAAGACCTGAATCTGACCGACGAGAGCAAATGGGCGCCGCTGTGGGTTATCGACTTCCCAATGTTTGAAGACGACGGTGAAGGCGGCCTGACCGCGATGCACCACCCGTTCACCTCGCCAAAAGACATGACGGCTGCCGAGCTGAAAGCGGCACCGGAAGAGGCCGTCGCCAACGCCTACGATATGGTCATCAACGGCTACGAAGTGGGCGGTGGTTCCGTGCGTATTCACAGCGGTGAAATGCAGCAGACCGTGTTCGGCATCCTGGGCATCAACGAGCAGGAGCAGCGCGAGAAATTCGGTTTCCTGCTGGACGCGCTGAAATACGGTACGCCTCCGCACGCGGGTCTGGCCTTCGGTCTTGACCGTCTGACCATGCTGCTGACCGGCACCGATAACATCCGTGATGTTATCGCTTTCCCGAAAACCACTGCTGCAGCGTGTCTGATGACCGAAGCGCCAAGCTTTGCCAACCCGGCCGCACTGGCTGAGCTGGGCATTGAGGTGGTGAAGAAGGAAGAGAAAAACTGA